CAACTCCAACACTACCAATAAAAGAAGTCTCACCTGATGAAGATGACAACATCTTAGTCACATCTTTAGGAAGATCTTTTGGATCGGGTCCCAAACGGGTGGTGGAAGCAGCCATCACGAAGCAGTCTGTTGGCATGGTATTAATGTCTTCCTTCTTGGATTGCTTCGACTTTGGCTTCTTCGGAGTGAGGGATTGGCTTCTGGCGTTGTTGGTCTTTCTGGCGGTGGGAGGGCGCGAGAGGCTTCGCGTACGAGATGGGAGAGAGGGGAGAGACTGGTGCAGTGGCTTCGAAACCGGCAGAGGAAGCAGTGGTGGCTGCTGCTGCTGTGACTGATGATGAAGAAGCTGTTGCTGCATATAATGATTGAAGAGGGAGGGGTTAAAGGAGGAAAATGGATGAGGAGGGTGAGGATGAGGAGCCTGCAAGAGACCTCCATGGATGTTCATGATTGGAGCAACATTTTCAGAAGAAGTAGGGAAGCCTCTTCTTCCCATCATTCTAATTTGTTTGCAGGAAGAAGACATCGACCTGTTTAAAGCAACAGCCTCCATAGCCATCTGAATACTCTGATCCCAGCTAGGTCTGTGTTTCAAATCTAAAACTAAAGATCGAGCTAGCTAGTTGATAACAGAAACGAAAGCTTTAATTCACAATAAAAGTTTTTTGAACAGGAATAGATTTAGATCAAAAGAAGCAAAGTCTCAAGGTTTGTCTTGAGTTTGGGGATGAGAAAAACAGATCAGATCAAAGCAAATATATCTTATATAACCAAAATTTCGAATTAAGTCTGAGATGACTTATAAATTAAATTTTCTGGTCCAGAAATAAGGATCACAGAAACCCTGATTATTCCAAAGGGGTTGATTAGAAGTTAAGGGATTGGATATTTTAGCTAGCTTTGTGCTACCTTCTTGGAGGTTGCTGTTGGCTCTGCACCTCCAGCCTCCTTTTATAGAAACAAAGGCTCCCTCCAACGGCTATTTTATTCCTCTAATTTTATTTTTATAATCTTATTAAATTAAATAAATAAAAGATTTGGTGGTTCTGATAGACAACCGTTGCAGACGGCTACCCCTTTAGTCCAAGACCAGAAATCCACTGTAGGGCGGCAACCGCCATTTCGGTTTCGGCCGTCGGATGACGCCGATTGAAACTGCCGTTGGGGAGATCCTGACCGTCGATATCCTCCTCCGGGTTCCCCGTAGTTGGTCCTGTCTATGTGGGCACTCCTCAAATCAAAGCCACACACGTTTCCGTTTGGTGGGTCCCAGAACCTTTTGATGACCTCACGTGCAGGGACGGGAAGCGAGAGGATGGTGCTATTCATACACGTGGCCTCGTTTCAGCCCGTTCAGCCTCGGGCTGACTAATAAGATATTCAAATCTGCGACAGCCAGTATAGGATGGGAGCGAGGTCATGTAGGCTTATGGTGAGGACTTGACATGCAGAATTATTTGCATGGGGACCAGTAGACCGATTGATCGTGATCGGAGGGCAACTGAAGCTCAAAGGTTACGTCATTATTTGGACTGTTAGGTTTTCTTATAGAGAGACAAACACAGACGCAGGTTCAACCGCAACCACCGAAAGGTGGTTCGACGTGGTTTTGTTTGTGGCTGTTGCTCAAATGGCGACTCGAAATGTCAAAATATATTCTCATTTTTACAAACGCTGAGCTGCCATGCACGACCGCACTGGAAGTCTGGTATATATTTTCCGGAACGTATAGAAATTGAGGTTAGGAGAGGATCCGGATCAGTTCTATACGTACATGGATGAGTGTTCGATCTTTTGGATCGAAGATTCTAACTTGCAATGCCACGTCGGCACGTCCGGATCAGTTCTATACATGGATGAGTGTTCTGACATGAAGTTTTGTGATGCATTACTGGGTTTCTGATCGAAATGGCCATTTTGAAGAACATAGAACTCAAGAAGTAGTATAGGCGAATGTTAATACGTAGAGAGAATTGTGGTGATCGATGACTAGTTCGATGAGAGATGAAAGGTGAAACAACAGTGGCATTACTTGAGTGCGAGGAATGAATGAGTGTAACCTTTAGCGAACAGATCGACTGGCAGAAGAACAGAAATGTGCGGTGTCCATATCCGATGATCCACGTACATGATCTTCACTTCAAGTTTCTTTGATTTCTTCCACCAAAGAAAGTTTTTCTTTGATTTCATTACATCTTCACCTAACACTCATAATTGCCATCATGTTCGTTCGCAATTGTAAACATAATTTTTCATGGAACATAATACAATTTAATATATAGAATAAGAACGAGATTAATGATTCTCGGTCCGATTCTCTATATATTGTCCTCAAAAAAGAGTTAGTTCAAGTTCTTCATAGTTTAGATTTCATAATTCTAAACTATATTAAGCATTGCGTGTCTCACGCTTTGATACATTGATAATGACCTCAACGGATACCACCGACCATAGGATAAGAAATTCATAATTAAATTAATTAATCAACAATCCTCTCGTTCTTTACATGTTCCAAAATATATTAATACGAACGAGTAGCCTAGCTAATCAACAATATATTATATAATGAGCGTTTGGTTTAGATATTTGAAGGCTAATCTTTAAATTATTGATGTCTATAATATTAACTTAGTGGTGTTAGCATTGTCACCTTGTATATATGATTCATGACGAGGGCTCACATGCCCCTTTGCGTAGATATTATCAATTTTGATGTAAAGAAAAGGCCTAACAATAAAGTAAAGTATATGGTTGCTCACTCATGACATAAAGGCCATCCACTATTTCGCCAAACAAATAAATAGGTCGGTTTCTTAAAAGAATGGTCAACTCATTCAAGTGTTTCATTAAAAAAAAAAAAAAATTCGTTAAAGTGTTTAGACTACATTTATAAGTGAGAAATCGTGAGTATCATTCGGTCTACCAGCATGTCTAGCAATATAGTCTCCCATTCATAAGTGAGAGGTCGTGAGTTTGACTCACAAAACACTTGTCGTATTTAAGTTGTTTAACCGATAAAAAAAATGTTTAGACTCCATTTGAGAATGGATCCAAATCAAAGGAACATGCAGAGCCGCCTAGGACTGGGCATGTACGGGCTGCCTTTGAAAGAAACTAAAAAAGAATAGCCAAAGTAGGCCCAAGCGGGCAAGGTGGAGCGGAAGTGGGCCTAGGCGGAGTGGGCCTTTACGGAGTGGTCAACCGTTAATTTGAATATTTTTAAAACGAAATGACATCTCAGGGTTTTCGTGAAATTTAAAATCCATATGTGGGCCTTCTTAGTAAAGTCATATCTGCATAGTAAGCCAATCCACAATGAGCCCAAATAAGGTGCTATTGGACATAGATCTCTTAATGGGCCTAAGCATCACCAATTCTGAACCGTCATCAATAGCTTCCAAAATTGGATGGTGTGCTGTTTATTTATCTGATTCTGTTGCCCACTATGGAAATTGACCTCTTTTGTCCCTCAAAGTCGTGACATCTTTGATCTTTCTTTTTAATAATATCGAAGTGTAACGCTAACACGACCACAGAAAATTCAATAAGCTAAGATTCCCTCACGATGTGGCAACCAACAGTCATGGTAGACTTTCCTTTCTAGTTTGATTCAGATGAACACAGATATTTTCTTTGATATAGAAATTGATCATTAGTCATATATTATTGATGGAGCTGGCTAGAAAGGATGTGGTACAAGTGGTCTTGATGTTGATGCGCTTGTGATTTGGTAATGTTTGTTTGGATATTTTGGCCCCGCAATATTACGTACCAAACCAAATTGCTAGTGTTTGATGGGTTGGGACGTTGGAGCCCATATGCCAGACGTTGCCATCAAAAGCGATGGTGGATTTGGGGTGGTTACGGTCACACTAAGCTTCAATTTGTAGTTAATATCAATATCTTGTAATCTTGTATTAATAATCGAGAAGGACTTCAACCACGGTATGATGTTTGTTTGTGAACGTGTGGTGATCTGGTTACATGTGTTCTATCCATAACACCAATATGATCCCACCTTGCAAAGAGGTTACTTCAAAAAAATTCACCCAAATACAAATATTTGGTCATTAGAAACCAAACATACATAAGAAATAAGAAAGAAAGTCAATTCAGAGTCATGCCTACATTGTTGCCCATCTCTATTTTTGTGCTACTTGTGTAAAAACCGGATGACCGCATTTTCGTTGTTTATGAAAATTTCATAGTATTGTTTTTATGATATCATTATATATTTTTTATAGGTCTTCTTCTTATATTGAATTTTAACAATCGAAATCATAAACACGTGATAGAATGAGTCACATAATTTCTCAAATAACCGTTGAGGTACAAGTAAGGAGAAGGAAAGGGAAAGTTACCGTAAGTCGGCAGCTGTAACAATTGTGGGTATCCAACAATTGTGTTAAAATAAAAAAAGGATAGCAAATGACAGAGAGTGATAAAGAAAGCCCAAAATAGAAACACTAAATCATCATCATCATCTTTTTTGCCCCCAATCCCGTAACGCTGTAAGACAGGTCCCCCAAGTATTTGGTAGAAAAATAAAGTCTCGGAAATTTCAAAGCAGACAAAAATTAGTGAGAGAGAGAAGAGCCACTTAGACGTTACCGACAGTAGCAACGATACCCCACGCCAGGCCAGCCCAGCCGTTTGTGGATCGACTCCTTAGCCTTTGCCCCCAAGAATAAATGCCTCTCTCTCTCTCTCTCTCTCTCTTCTCTCTTCTCTCTCTTGTTTTTTGATTACAATCTTCAATCCCACTCCTTTTGTGTGACCCCTATGTTCCTCCTCCTCACACAAAGAATGTGATTAGTCCACTATTTTTTCTTTTTGGATTCAAGTTTCTGTAGTTTGAAGGCAGATTCGAGATGGGTATTCTGAGTTCTATTCTGGGTTTCTGTGGCTTTGGGATTGGTACTTCTATTGGGATCGTGATCGGTTACTACATGTTCATCTACTTCCAGCCTACTCATGTCAAGGTTCGTTTCTCTCTCTCTTTCTTTCTCTTCCTTTTAATTTTCTTGGTTTCTTAGTTTGGTCTAATTCTGTTTATGACCTACTTAGGGAAGTTACATTTCCTTTGTGAATTTCTAATTGCTGATGGATGTATGTATGTATTCAGGATCCTGTGATTCGTCCTTTGGTTGAGCAAGATAGCAAATCGCTGCAACGGATGCTTGCGGATATCCCCTTGTGGGTTAAAAACCCTGACTATGATCGTGTATGTTCGTGTTTCGAATCTTAGTGTTTAACATATGTGTGATCTATGTTTAACTTGTGATGTTTGGATAGTATGAGAGAATGATGGTAGTTTTGTTTCTGTGTAGCTTGACTGGCTTAACAAGTTTGTTGAGACTATGTGGCCTTATCTGGACAAGGTATGTGTTGCATATCTCTGTTATTACTAATGTTCAGGGATTCTTTGGTTGACTCTGTTGAGTGTCGCTTACTGTTATGTACTGATTCAATTTGCATCAGGCAATTTGCAAAACTGCAAAGACCATAGCTAAGCCCATTATTGCCGAGCAAATCCCGAAGTATAAAATTGACTCTGTTGATTTTGAAGTACTTACACTGGGCACCCTGCCACCAACTTTTCAAGGTTTGGTTCATCCTTCTCACTCTCTTGAGTCTTTTCTGCTCTCTAGGATGTGCATAGACAAACAAACACAATCATGCACACAACTTTACAATTGTTATCCATCTTTTTGATATCATCTCTCATTGATATGCTTCTTATCACTGTCTCTGTTGTTTCTTTTGATTTAAAGAATGATACAAGATGTATATGCCTTAATTATGTTTGGTTGTTTTACATTGTTTTGTTCTCTCCTGCTCTGAATTCTATTGTTACTCGTATTGGTTTCATTTATGCCAGGAATGAAAGTTTATGTCACTGGTGAGAAGGAATTGATTATGGAACTAGCCTTGAAGTGGGCAGGAAATCCTAACATCACTGTTGCAGCTAAAGCATTTGGGTTGAAAGCCACAGTTCAGGTGCTTGACTGTGTGAAACTAGTATCTTTTATGCAGCACACACACACACATGTACACGTACAACATAATACTTGTGGGCAAAATAAGGAGGAGATTGTTTGTTGAATCAAAGGTTTGAATGGAGCACTAATTCTTTGGAGTCTCTCAGGTGCTTGACTTGCAAGTCTTTGCGTCCCCACGTATCACCCTGAAGCCTTTGGTTCCGTCATTTCCTTGTTTTTCGAAAATCTTTGTTTCTCTTATGGAGAAGGTAATTATTCCAGTTTCATACTTTTAATACTTGATTGTTGAATAGCAGAAAAGTTAGTTGTTCACGAGAGATGTCATATGATTATAAATCTGCGTATGCAGCATTCTTGGGAGTCAACAATGTGTAGTGTAAGATTGAAATTAGTATCATGAGTAACCTCATCTCAATTTGGTAGGCTTACTTATAATACTAAGAGATCTATGCTTGGATCCGTTGCTCAAGATCCAAGATCTTGCACCTTAGAGAACCTCCGGAGTTATTATTCTGTATCTGTAATATGGCACTGCTTACTACTATCTGTTTTATGTGATTCTTTCCCTGCTCAACAATTTCATTATGATTGTGCAGCCACATGTTGACTTTGGACTAAAACTCCTTGGAGCAGATGCAATGGCTATTCCAGGCCTGTATGGGTTTGTGCAGGTGCCAGTTCTAACTTTTTTCATGGTTAAGCATGGACTTAATTTGTTCTTACATGATTTATGTCCATGTAATCAATATGTACTATTTTTTTACGCACTTATTAGTCAGTATCTTCGCTGTTTCTGTAAGCCTTATACAGAATGTAAGATGCATTTATAGTTTTCGGCATGGAACATCATTTTCAGTTTCATTTTCCTGTTGCAGCTTCCTCACTTCTGTTATTGGAAATTATGTTTTATTCCCTCAGGAGCTTATTAAGGAGCAAGTGGCAAATATGTACCTATGGCCCAAATACCTAGAAGTAACTATCATGGATCCCAACCTGTAAGTGGGTTTTCCCGTTTCATTTCAAGTAATTGTCTCCACCATTTGTGACTTGATATCAATTTTGTTTAATTCTACCAGTGCCATGAGGAAACCTGTTGGGGTTCTCACTGTAAAGGTTCTGAAGGCGACAAAACTTAAAAAGAAAGATCTATTGGGAGGTGCAGATCCTTATGTAAAACTCAAGCTGACTGAGGACAAGCTTCCTTCGAAGAAAACAACAGTGAAACACAAAACTTTGAGCCCTGAATGGAATGAGGAATTTCATATGGCTATTAGAGACCCCGGAACTCAAGCATTGGAAATTATGGTTTATGATTGGGAAAAGGTATGGTTCTTTATTCCCACATCTCAAAGAAAGTAGATACAGTTTCCCTTTTAGCTTCTTTCTGCTTGGTGCATTATTTGTACTTGTCTACCTCCACTTGATTTGTTTGAGATGTTGATATTGCTGGAATTTTACCTAGGTTAGAAACTAATGAGCAGTATTTCTCTCATTCTCAAATTTTACCTAGGTTGGCCGACACGATAAGATGGGTATGAATGTCGTTCCCTTGAGTGAGCTTACTCCTGATGAGTCTAAAGTTATGACTCTTGACATACTGAAAAACATGGACCCAAATGATGCTCAAAATGAGAAGTTGCGTGGACAGCTTGTTGTTGAACTGCTCTACAAACCCTTCAAGGAGGATGAGATGCCTGAAGATAAGGAAGATTCAAAAGAGGTACAAAAGGCTCCTGAAGGAACACCTGAAGGTGGTGGTATGCTTGTAGTTATCGTCCATGAAGCTGAAGATTTGGAAGGAAAGCACCACACTAATCCACATGTGCGATTACTATTCAAAGGGGAGGAGAGAAGAACCAAGGTATATTAACATGTCTTATGTTGATGTCCCTGTCATTAGTCTTCTGTTTGCACTTGCTGTATGTTAAATAAGCATAGAGAAGAATGGAGGTATAAAATCACATTTCATCTGTCAATAGTTGCTGTGAAGACTTAATTGTTGTAGGATTAGCAGAGAAACTCCATTTTAACTAGTTTTAACCATAATCATAGAGCTTATTTTCTCTGAAGAAGACCAGCAAGTCAGTAACCATCTTCAGTGCATATATCAGTTGATTGTTGCATTCAATGCAAAATTGTAAAAATATGCTTTCTCTATGTATATACCAGCAATGTATCTGAAGATGCATGTGTATATACTATATTGAAGTTCTCAGGAAGTTGCTCATATTCTGCTGTTTGAAAGTTTGGAAACGTAGGGATTTACAACTATGATGCTGATGCAACAAGAAAATGCTATTAATTTCTTTGATTTCACACTTTCAAAGTTTACTTCCTATGGTAATTTGTATGTTACCTGACAACCACGTTTGGAATTTTCTCAGCATGTCAGGAAAAACCGGGATCCAAGATTTAATGAGGAGTTTAACTTTATGCTAGAAGAACCTCCTAAAGCTCATGATAGGCTTCATGTTGAGGTAGTGAGCACTTCCTCGAGGATGGGCCTGCTGCATCCTAAGGTACAGATAACTACCATAATCTTGCCTTCCTTTTTTGTTTTTTTTGGCAAAAGATTGCTTCATCCTTTAAAAGGCTTAAACCTGCAAAGATTCAACTGATCTGGTTATGGACTCGTGTTTATATTCAACCAACCTTTCAAAAATTGGAATCATGTTGTTGGTTTAGTATATATCTGGAAAGACCTAATATGTTTGATTGAATTTTAAACAAAAAGAGTTTACTGGTCCGAAATTGGAATTATACAAGTGATGCAGTGAGACTGATTCTGATGCATTTACATCGAGCAGGAAAATCTTGGATATTGTGATATAAATCTAGCGGATGTTGTTAGCAACAAAAGAATCAATGAGAAGCACAATCTGATCGACTCGAAGAATGGAAAGATTCAAATTGAGCTGCAGTGGCGAACAGCTTGAGGGTATTGCAGCAGGAGATGCATAGAGGAAAACAGTCGAGTTCTTTAGGTTTGTAATGAATGTAGGTTTCACACAAACTTGTTGGCTTTAGGTTAAATTGGTTTCTTGTTGATATATAATTCCAGGCTCAAGATATTTTGTATCTAGTTGGGAATTATTCCGTGAGTTTATATTCATGTTCAGATCATGCCCTCTGCCATTGTTTCTGTGAATTGTCACATACCACTATTTGAAATACATGTGAATTTGGCATGGATGTGTTGAAATTACCATCTTTCCTTGGAAACTATGGATTTGTAATGGCAAATTTCTTGTTCAAGATCAACTGGCTCTTTTACCCTTTAGACCAAAGAAGTAAAGAAAATGCTCACAGCGGATGTGACCTTTGGCTAACTTCACACTCTACTGCCCTGTTTGATTGACACCGCAGAGTGCAGACTGGGTAAGAATATTTCATCATCATGGAAATCTTGAACAAAGAGTTGCCCTATATTTCAAGGACGGTGGCTAATCATCAATCCTCCATCCATCCATCAATCGTCTATGTACAAACCGGTGATTCCTTCTTGATTCCCTAGGTAAATGTAAAATGTAGCAAAAGTCCGAAGGCTATATAGGCTTTTACCAAAACAAGTAAAAACTAGGCCATCATTGCTTCACTCCTTCACCCATCTCAAGCCTAGAATAGGGATGGCAATGGGTAGGGTAGGGTACGGGGATCAAAATACCGTACCCATACCTTTTTACATTTCTCATCCCCGTACCCGTCCCCATACCCGTAATTAGATAATGGGGATTCCCCGTACCCGTACCCTTTGGGGATTACGTTTTCATACCCGTACCCATACCCGTTAACAATAATGTATTAAATTAAATTAAATTTTTTTAAAATACGAAATACAATTATATAAAAGTATGAAATTAAAATCAATACTAAAATAAATAAGTTTCATGCTTCAATCCAATAAAAATAAATACAAGTCTTGGT
The window above is part of the Fragaria vesca subsp. vesca linkage group LG2, FraVesHawaii_1.0, whole genome shotgun sequence genome. Proteins encoded here:
- the LOC101303004 gene encoding synaptotagmin-2-like; its protein translation is MGILSSILGFCGFGIGTSIGIVIGYYMFIYFQPTHVKDPVIRPLVEQDSKSLQRMLADIPLWVKNPDYDRLDWLNKFVETMWPYLDKAICKTAKTIAKPIIAEQIPKYKIDSVDFEVLTLGTLPPTFQGMKVYVTGEKELIMELALKWAGNPNITVAAKAFGLKATVQVLDLQVFASPRITLKPLVPSFPCFSKIFVSLMEKPHVDFGLKLLGADAMAIPGLYGFVQELIKEQVANMYLWPKYLEVTIMDPNLAMRKPVGVLTVKVLKATKLKKKDLLGGADPYVKLKLTEDKLPSKKTTVKHKTLSPEWNEEFHMAIRDPGTQALEIMVYDWEKVGRHDKMGMNVVPLSELTPDESKVMTLDILKNMDPNDAQNEKLRGQLVVELLYKPFKEDEMPEDKEDSKEVQKAPEGTPEGGGMLVVIVHEAEDLEGKHHTNPHVRLLFKGEERRTKHVRKNRDPRFNEEFNFMLEEPPKAHDRLHVEVVSTSSRMGLLHPKENLGYCDINLADVVSNKRINEKHNLIDSKNGKIQIELQWRTA